ACGTGTGTAGAAAAGGAAGACTAAATCCAGGCATGATGCTTCTGGTGGATTTTGAGAAGCATATTGTTGTAAATGACGATGCCTTAAAAGAACAGTATTCATTAGCAAGGCCATATGGGGAATGGCTCAAAAAGCAGAAGTTAGAACTAAAAGACATAGTTGATTCTGTTCAGCAATCTGAAAGAGAGCCACCGACAATAGCAGGAGTTGTGCCcgtaagtataaataaaaatccgTGTGAACTTTGCTTGAATTTGTAGTTGCCAATTCTCACTGATACATTTTCCACGAGTTACAGGCATACGGTGATGATGTGGATATGGAAAATATGGGGATTCATGGTTTATTGGCTCCTCTAAAAGCTTTTGGGTACGTAATATCCACCCTGAATATACTCTTCACTTTATCTGTTGCATTTTCAGAGGATATGTTTATATAGTCTGTTTTATTCAAGCAGATATACTGTTGAATCCTTGGAAATGTTATTACTTCCCATGGCAAAAGATGGTACGGAAGCCCTTGGGTCAATGGGAAATGATACTCCTTTAGCAGTAATGTCGAATAGAGAAAAACTCACTTTCGAATATTTCAAGCAAATGTTTGCCCAAGTGACAAACCCACCTATTGATCCTATTCGAGAGAAAATAGTCACTTCAATGGAATGTATGGTTGGTCCAGAAGGTGACTTGACAGAAATCACCGAGGCACAATGCCACCGTCTTTCCCTAAAAGGCCCCCTTTTATCCGTTGAAGAAATGGAAgccattaaaaaaatgaatcataGGGGATGGCGGAGCAAAGTTATAGATATAACATACTCGAAGAGTCGTGGTAAGAAAGGGTTGGAGGAAGCCTTGGACAGGATATGTGCAGAAGCACATGATGCAATTGGTGATGGCTACACTACCCTTGTGCTGTCTGATAGAGGTATTATATTATACTTGAATTGTGTATATACTATATGCTCTGCACTTCCTTCTGATCGATTTGTATCTCATATTGTATCTTGTAGCCTTCTCAAGGGAACGTGTTGCCGTGAGCTCCCTACTGGCTGTTGGTGCTGTTCATCAACATCTAGTGAAAACACTTGAGCGTACTAGAGTTGCATTAATAATAGAATCTGCCGAGCCACGAGAAGTGCACCATTTCTGTACACTTGTTGGCTTCGGTGCTGATGCTGTATGCCCATATTTGGCTGTAGAGGCAATTTGGCGATTACAGGTTGATGGAAAGATCCCACCAAAATCAAGTGGGGAATTCTACTCAAAAGATGAGCTGGTTAAGAAGTACTTCAAAGCAAGCAACTATGGAATGATGAAAGTGCTTGCGAAGATGGGAATATCTACTTTGGCCTCTTACAAAGGTGCTCAGATTTTTGAAGCTCTGGGTCTTTCATCAGAAGTGATTGCCAGGTGCTTTGCTGGAACCCCAAGTCGAGTCGAGGGCGCAACATTTGAGATGCTTGCTCGTGATGCTCTTCAATTGCACGAGTTAGCCTTTCCTTCTCGGGTTTTCTCTCCAGGAAGTGCTGAAGCAACTGCATTGCCAAACCCTGGGGATTATCATTGGAGAAAAGGCGGTGAAATTCACCTGAATGATCCACTTGCCATGTCAAAGCTTCAAGAGGCTGCGAGAACTAACAGCATAGATGCCTATAAACAGTACTCTAAGCTCATTCACGAGTTAAATAAAGCTTGCAATTTGCGGGGACTTCTGAAATTTAAAGAGGCAGCAGTAAAAGTTCCCCTTGACGAAGTAGAACCTGCCAGTGAGATAGTTAAGCGGTTTTGCACTGGGGCTATGAGTTATGGATCAATATCACTGGAGGCACACACAACATTGGCAACTGCTATGAATAAAATGGGAGGAAAATCCAACACAGGTTtgcttttaaagaaaatatggCTTTATGTTGTTACAGGAAAAAACTGTCAAGTTTCTTTTCGAgggtgtgtgtgtatatatccAAATGCTTTTTGGCACAATTTGTACGTGAAAAACATCTGTTTTCTTGTGGTTTATTTTTTCTAGATCAATTTCctaaattttcttattcttaTGAAATGATTTTTTGTTGACTTTTTCCAAAGGTGAGGGAGGTGAGCAGCCATCTCGTATGGAGCCTCTTTCTGATGGCTCAATGAACCCTAAAAGGAGTGCTATCAAACAGGTTGCTAGTGGGAGATTTGGAGTTACAAGTTACTATCTTACAAATGCGGATGAATTGCAGATAAAGATGGCCCAGGTAACtgtcaaaaatatcaaatttggaTTTGATGTTCTTTGTATTTCCTGATACTATAAAGAAAATCATCAGATGGTCTCTAATATCTGAGTGTTGTTCTACGTATATTTGATTACTTCACTTGACCTTCGGGAAAGTTGAATTTTATCATTGAATGTAGAATACTAGAATTGTACTATTTTAACTTATGTTTTCCTCAGGGAGCAAAACCAGGTGAAGGCGGTGAACTTCCTGGCCACAAGGTTATAGGAGACATTGCTGTCACAAGGAATTCAACTCCTGGTGTAGGACTTATCAGCCCACCTCCTCATCATGATATTTACTCCATTGAAGATCTTGCCCAATTAATTCATGATCTAAAGGTTCATATCTGGCTTAAATCCTTTTACATTGGATGCTTTTGGTTGAATTTCGTTGTCTTGGGTGTTCTTCCTCAATCCCTTTTTGTTTATATGTAGAATGCGAACCCTGCTGCTCGAATTAGTGTGAAGTTGGTATCTGAAGCTGGAGTTGGTGTAGTTGCCAGTGGAGTTGTTAAAGGCCATGCTGATCATGTCTTGATCTCTGGCCATGATGGAGGTACAGGAGCATCCAGATGGACTGGCATAAAAAATGCTGGTCTTCCTTGGGAACTTGGCTTGGCTGAGACCCATCAAACTTTGGTGGCTAATGACCTTCGAGGTCGCACCGTTCTCCAAACTGATGGGCAACTTAAAACAGGAAGAGATGTGGCCATAGCCACTCTTCTTGGTGCAGAAGAATTTGGTTTTAGCACAGCTCCACTCATTACTCTTGGCTGCATAATGATGCGCAAGTGTCACAAGAATACCTGCCCTGTTGGCATTGCTACGCAAGATCCAGTACTTAGAGAGAAGTTTGCTGGAGAACCCGAgcacgtcattaacttttttttcatgatAGCAGAGGAAATGCGAGAAATTATGTCCCAGCTTGGGTTTCGTACTGTCAACGAGATGGTTGGTCGTTCAGACATGCTCGAAGTTGATAAAGAAGTCATTAAAAGCAATGAGAAACTAGAGAACATTGACCTTTCTTTATTGCTTAGACCTGCAGCTGAACTGCGACCAGAAGCTTCTCAATACTGTGTTCAAAAACAAGATCATGGTTTGGACATGGCGTTGGATAATAAGCTTATAGCCCTGTCCGATGCTGCTTTACAAAAGGGTCTACAAGTATACATTGAAAGTCCAATCCTTAATGTAAACCGTGCGGTGGGAACTATGCTAAGCCATGAGGTTACTAAAAGGTACCACTTAAACGGTCTTCCAACAGACACTATTCACATCAAATTTGAGGGCAGTGCAGGCCAAAGCTTTGGTGCATTCCTCTGTCCTGGCATCACTTTGGAACTTGAAGGTGATGGCAACGACTATGTTGGTAAAGGGTTGTCAGGTGGTAAGGTTGTAGTTTATCCTTCAAAGGTGAGTACCTTTGACCCTAAGCAGAATATTGTAATTGGTAACGTGGCTCTGTATGGGGCCACATCTGGTGAGGCATATTTCAATGGTATGGCAGCTGAAAGATTTTGTGTGCGTAATTCTGGTGCTAAGGCAGTAGTGGAAGGTGTTGGTGATCATGGATGTGAGTACATGACTGGTGGGATAGTTGTTGTGCTTGGAAACACAGGCAGAAATTTTGCTGCAGGTATGAGCGGTGGGATTGCTTATGTTCTTGATATGGATGGAGAGTTTCTATCTCGGTGCAACCATGAGCTTGTAGATCTGGATAAGATTGAGGAGGAAGAGGATATCGCTACTCTAAAAATGTTGATCCAACAACATCAGCGCCACACAAATAGTGTGCTTGCCAAGGAAGTGCTTGCTGACTTTGATAGTCTTCTTCCAAAATTTATCAAGGTTTTCCCCAAGGAGTATAAACGAGTTTTGGCAAGTATGAAATTGAAGGAAGCCTCCAAAGATGCCGCAGAGTCTGCTTCTAAGCATGGAGAGGAGCAAGGTGAAATGGAATTGGCGGAGAAAGATGCTTTTAAAGAGCTCAAGAAACTGGCTACTGCATCATCGAATGGGAAGCCTAGTGAGGTAatattaacttctttttttaagACGGGATCCATTTACACCAAATGTAGCTCTTGATATACTTACATTTTGAAAAAAGTTAAATcttttataataactttatatGGTTAAATTTTGTTCGTCCACCTCGCCAAGAAAATTTATCGTATGGAATAAATCATTTCtacaaaatttcatataattCAAAACTGTTTGATACTTGAAtactcatttatatttttagttggCTGATGTCTTCTAATATGTCCTAACTATTGAACAGGTTGAATCTTCAAAGAGGCCTAGTCAAATAATTGATCCTGTCAAACATAGGGGTTTTGTTGCTTATGAGAGGGAAGGTGTTCAGTACAGGGATCCCAATGTTCGAATGAATGATTGGAAGGAAGTGATGAAGGAAACACAACCTGGTCCACTTTTGAAAACCCAATCTGCCCGTTGCATGGACTGTGGTACTCCTTTCTGTCATCAGGTGTGCATTGCCACTTCCATGAACTTCTTTCTTTTGTAACTTCAAATTTTCACTTTCATCATTTAAACTAAAGAATACTTAAATCAACTTGCAGGAAAACTCGGGGTGTCCTCTTGGAAATAAAATACCAGAATTTAATGAGTTAGTATACCAAAACAGGTGGCGTGAAGCATTGGAGCGGCTTCTTGAGACAAATAACTTTCCAGAGTTTACTGGTAGGGTATGCCCAGCACCTTGTGAAGGTTCTTGTGTCCTTGGTATTATTGAGAATCCAGTATCCATTAAAAGCATAGAATGTGCCATCATAGACAAAGCTTTCGAGGAGGGTTGGATGGTGCCACGACCTCCAGTGAATAGAACTGGGTATACACTTTTTTCCATCTAATTGACATCTCCTCAGTTTTATTTCCGTTATTTCTGATGTTTCATTTCAATCAGATAGGTCTAAATGTACAATCCACAACATGGTGTCTTGTAACTTTCACTTATTAATATGTATGGCTTGTTGtagttattataattaaacCGATCAGTAGTTAAAGTTTATTGTAATTATCCCCAAGGTAATAGTTCCATTAGTAAATATCTGAATTCATACAGGAAAAGAGTGGCCATTGTTGGAAGCGGACCATCTGGCCTGGCAGCTGCTGACCAACTGAATAAAATGGGCCATACAGTAACAGTTTATGAAAGAGCTGATAGGGTTGGAGGGCTTATGATGTACGGGGTTCCCAACATGAAAGCTGACAAAGAGAATATAGTTCAACGGCGTGTTAACCTTATGGCAGAGGAGGGGATTAACTTTGTCATGAATGCTAGTGTCGGGCATGATCCTTTATACTCTCTTGACAGGCTTCGAGAGGAAAATGATGCTATTGTCTTAGCTGTAGGAGCCACAAAACCAAGGTGAGACATAACGCAGGAGTCCATATTATCATTGTTTGTAGTTTCAGTTCAATTTTGCTTGGAATGgatgtataataataaaataaaacagtcGTTGTTGTTAAGAGATGGGAGTTTTACGTTCAATGCAGGGATCTCCCAGTACCCGGTCGGGAGCTGTCCGGTATTCATTTTGCTATGGAGTTTCTGCATGCAAACACAAAAAGCTTGCTTGATAGCAATCTTCAGGATGGAAACTTCATTTCTGCCAAGGGAAAGAAAGTTGTGGTCATTGGTGGGGGTGACACGGGCACGGATTGCATAGGGACATCAATTCGGCATGGGTGTAGTAGCATTGTAAATCTGGAACTTCTACCTCAGCCACCACAAACTAGGGCCCCAGGCAACCCTTGGCCACAGGTTAGATCCATGTGAAATTAAAGTTGTGTTTATTCTTGCAGTCCATCTCGTCAATATTTAAATTCGACATATCGCTTGACATTACTCGGACCATTCACTAAAATGAGCCATTTAAATTTAAAGGACCCTTTAAATGTGGTAATGACTTTTTTAACTAAGTATTTCTGGAATACAGTGGCCTCGCATATACAGAGTAGACTATGGGCACCAAGAAGGTGCAGCAAAATTTGGCAAAGATCCAAGATCTTATGAGGTATTGACTAAGCGGTTTGTGGGAGATGAAAATGGAATAGTAAAGGGACTTGAAATAGTACATGTTCGCTGGGAGAAGGATGCTACTGGGAGGTTTCAATTTAAGGAAATTGAGGGCACTGAGGAGATTATTGAGGCTGACCTGGTTTTACTGGCCATGGGATTCCTTGGCCCTGAACCTGTGAGTATCCATAATAGCTTCATCTCGTCATAATACCTCACCCAAAGTTGTCCCATAATCTCGTCATAAGACTTGATAtcataaaaaaactgaaaaaaaattggttttaaaaggcaaatatatcattaattttaataactgtTATTTCATCAGTTCATTTCTGAACATATTTCCTATATTGTGATTTTAACCTGGAATGTTACATGCCTTGGTACAAGTTATGTGCATTACAAAGTTGCTAATAACTAATTTTTGTGCTCCGGGTATGGCAGACAATCGCAGAGAAGTTGGATATGGAGCGAGACAACAGGTCAAACTTCAAGGCAGAGTACGGTCGCTTCTCAACTAGTGTTAGAGGGGTGTTTGCAGCTGGAGATTGTCGACGTGGTCAGTCCCTGGTAGTATGGGCAATTTCAGAGGGGCGACAAGCTGCGGCACAAGTTGACAGATACCTAACAAATGAAGATATAGAGCACAATATAGCCCGGAATCCAGATGAACTTATGAAGCACAAGCAGGACCTAACCAAGAAGGGCACCGTTGCTGTGGCAAATAAACAGTGATAACTTAGAAGACTTCTGTCATTTATGGTTTCTcacatttttaattgaataatagaAGATGACTCCAAGGTCCAAGGTTCATTTAGCTGCTGTCTCATCTAAATAGAAGAGTGGATATAATAAAGAAGCGATTTAAGTTAGTGCCTAGAAAATTATAATGTCTCTTTTAAGCAGTGCAGAGGCTACCTGCTGGAAAGATTAGTTCTTAGCTAATTGTCGCATCGTGTAGTATGATATGTACAGTTTGGTAATTAGTGATTCCTGTTATTGTTTCCAATTTGAATTGCTTTGAGTGAGTAGAGTTGTTGAATATGCGAGTTGTGCTTTTCATTTTATCTCATCTCATCTCCCTCATTTTTCCACAGCCAAATGCTGATTGCAATGTTATTCGCGGATAAAAATTCTCAAACTAATAACAAGAGACAAAAGGATTctttaaagatttcaaaatgataaagaatcaaaactaattaatttgAACCAATTCGTTTTGAAATTGTCACTGCTAAAACCCTGAAAGTggaataaactaaaattaaaaattgaaaaaatgagTTGTTAAAATTATGAAAGATGAACATTAATAAAACTGAAGCCTTctaaaaagatttataaaacTGAAGCCTATCCAGAAATCCCAAAAGATTTATAAAATGGAGACAACCTGAGACCACAACAAGAATGTAGCCTAAGTCCCATGTGGTGCATTCAATTGCTTCTCTTCTATGTTTATGCTTCTTCAAGCAAGCAATAATTCAAATTGCCAGCGTGATGACGCACAGTAAAACCCATCCCCAGTACGTTATCTACACTAATTGTTTGGGTACCAATGGAATTTTATTGATATgtaatatataatgataaaataataattatttgatactattattcattattttttttctcatgttttttcttttacagatataaatttttataactatttttttctcacatatgtcaaaatcaacaaaaatccCCTTACCATCATTACTCCTGATAATATCTATAAAAATCTGAATATAGTTATCTGAATATTGAACAGTCTAGCACCACTCTGAACATTTCATCGAAAGCTGAAGTCAACACTCAGCACTTTCCCAAACATGAAAATCCCGAATCCCATACTCTCGCTCTTCATCCTCTTGAACCCTTCCCTAGTACTGGCAAACATAGAGACATGTTCAGACAGCGTTTGCCAGGGTGGTGAGCCAGTAATCCGATTTCCCTTCCGCATAGAAGGAAATCTCGCAGAACCATGCGGATACCCAGGCTTCATAGTCTCCTGCAACCAGAACGCCCAAACACTCCTCAACCTACCAAATTGGGGCCCACTCAAAATCCAAACTATAAACTACGCCGCACAGCAACTGTGGGTCAACGATCCCGACAACTGCCTCCCCAAACGTCTTCTCTCTCTCAATCTCTCCACCTCTCCCTTCCGTGCCGTTTACCACCAGCAGTTTACCTTCTTCAACTGCTCCGTCAATTTGGCGAACCTCGTTCGTCGATACCGTCCTATAGGTTGTCTGAGCGATTCTCCCAAGTACGCCGTTTTCGCCACGCCTTCTACGACTGTGGTTGGCCACTTGTCTTCCGTGTGTGATTTCGTGGCCACGGTGAAGGTGCCTGTGCAGTCACCGTTTTACGATCAAGTCACATCGTCGGAACTCGGCGAGGATCTGCGTCTCTCGTGGGATTCGCCGGCGTGCGGTAGGTGTGAGTCCCACGGTGGCCGGTGCGGCTTTAAGAGTGACGAGACTTTTGAGCTTGACTGTTATGGTTTCCCTTCGAAAGGTAGGTCCCCGTCCCACTGTCTATCTGAAAACTTTTAGCAAATTTATTTCTCTAATTTAgtaaaatcaaaaattaaattggGGTAAAATGTGATTTATGCAAgtgaaacaatttaaatatgttaaatacttttttataattattttatattatttagtttttattgatAATGAGACATTAAAAACTTGTTAAAAGACAGCAATTTTAATACcgatttttgtaattaaaagaattttaactaatgttataattaatatggttttaaaaaagttttttgtgtaatttttttatctagtattaatactaataaatgtctaaaaaatatatttaaattttaggaGAGTctaaaaaagatatatttacattttagaAAATTCTAAAGCATATACTTAAATGTTCAAATACTGAAATTGATATGAACATTTCTGgtaaatatattcaatattttagaaatttcgTAGGAAGCAAACGAATATTGTAgcaatttatgtttatattcattttaatataagttattaaaatgaattttacattaataatgaTATAACAGAATTATAAATCTTTTGAAGAATAAAATTCGTCACCTGAAAAATAAGAGTAGAACCTATTCTGCAAGCTTTAGTCCCAACCTCTCGTTGAGTCAACTGAAAGATTgtatccctaagctcacaccattaaggtgatcatcacaatagaaaaatcataaataaagaCAGACCACAGAAAATGCAAGAGTAAACTAGTTTACAATTgagaaac
This Vigna angularis cultivar LongXiaoDou No.4 chromosome 4, ASM1680809v1, whole genome shotgun sequence DNA region includes the following protein-coding sequences:
- the LOC108331410 gene encoding glutamate synthase [NADH], amyloplastic isoform X3, with protein sequence MQWVHSRFSTNTFPSWDRAQPMRVLGHNGEINTLRGNVNWMKAREGLLKCKELGLSENELKKLLPIVDANSSDSGAFDGVLEFLIQSGKSLPEAVMMMIPEAWQNDKNMDPQRKAFYEYFSALMEPWDGPALIAFTDGHYLGATLDRNGLRPGRFYVTHSGRVVMASEVGVVDIPLEDVCRKGRLNPGMMLLVDFEKHIVVNDDALKEQYSLARPYGEWLKKQKLELKDIVDSVQQSEREPPTIAGVVPAYGDDVDMENMGIHGLLAPLKAFGYTVESLEMLLLPMAKDGTEALGSMGNDTPLAVMSNREKLTFEYFKQMFAQVTNPPIDPIREKIVTSMECMVGPEGDLTEITEAQCHRLSLKGPLLSVEEMEAIKKMNHRGWRSKVIDITYSKSRGKKGLEEALDRICAEAHDAIGDGYTTLVLSDRAFSRERVAVSSLLAVGAVHQHLVKTLERTRVALIIESAEPREVHHFCTLVGFGADAVCPYLAVEAIWRLQVDGKIPPKSSGEFYSKDELVKKYFKASNYGMMKVLAKMGISTLASYKGAQIFEALGLSSEVIARCFAGTPSRVEGATFEMLARDALQLHELAFPSRVFSPGSAEATALPNPGDYHWRKGGEIHLNDPLAMSKLQEAARTNSIDAYKQYSKLIHELNKACNLRGLLKFKEAAVKVPLDEVEPASEIVKRFCTGAMSYGSISLEAHTTLATAMNKMGGKSNTGEGGEQPSRMEPLSDGSMNPKRSAIKQVASGRFGVTSYYLTNADELQIKMAQGAKPGEGGELPGHKVIGDIAVTRNSTPGVGLISPPPHHDIYSIEDLAQLIHDLKNANPAARISVKLVSEAGVGVVASGVVKGHADHVLISGHDGGTGASRWTGIKNAGLPWELGLAETHQTLVANDLRGRTVLQTDGQLKTGRDVAIATLLGAEEFGFSTAPLITLGCIMMRKCHKNTCPVGIATQDPVLREKFAGEPEHVINFFFMIAEEMREIMSQLGFRTVNEMVGRSDMLEVDKEVIKSNEKLENIDLSLLLRPAAELRPEASQYCVQKQDHGLDMALDNKLIALSDAALQKGLQVYIESPILNVNRAVGTMLSHEVTKRYHLNGLPTDTIHIKFEGSAGQSFGAFLCPGITLELEGDGNDYVGKGLSGGKVVVYPSKVSTFDPKQNIVIGNVALYGATSGEAYFNGMAAERFCVRNSGAKAVVEGVGDHGCEYMTGGIVVVLGNTGRNFAAGMSGGIAYVLDMDGEFLSRCNHELVDLDKIEEEEDIATLKMLIQQHQRHTNSVLAKEVLADFDSLLPKFIKVFPKEYKRVLASMKLKEASKDAAESASKHGEEQGEMELAEKDAFKELKKLATASSNGKPSEVESSKRPSQIIDPVKHRGFVAYEREGVQYRDPNVRMNDWKEVMKETQPGPLLKTQSARCMDCGTPFCHQENSGCPLGNKIPEFNELVYQNRWREALERLLETNNFPEFTGRVCPAPCEGSCVLGIIENPVSIKSIECAIIDKAFEEGWMVPRPPVNRTGKRVAIVGSGPSGLAAADQLNKMGHTVTVYERADRVGGLMMYGVPNMKADKENIVQRRVNLMAEEGINFVMNASVGHDPLYSLDRLREENDAIVLAVGATKPRDLPVPGRELSGIHFAMEFLHANTKSLLDSNLQDGNFISAKGKKVVVIGGGDTGTDCIGTSIRHGCSSIVNLELLPQPPQTRAPGNPWPQWPRIYRVDYGHQEGAAKFGKDPRSYEVLTKRFVGDENGIVKGLEIVHVRWEKDATGRFQFKEIEGTEEIIEADLVLLAMGFLGPEPTIAEKLDMERDNRSNFKAEYGRFSTSVRGVFAAGDCRRGQSLVVWAISEGRQAAAQVDRYLTNEDIEHNIARNPDELMKHKQDLTKKGTVAVANKQ